A window of Eubacteriaceae bacterium ES3 contains these coding sequences:
- a CDS encoding ABC transporter ATP-binding protein, which translates to MLKIDNLEFGYRSNRRILNQVEFDVSNGEFVAILGNNGAGKSTMLKCINKIIAPQNGSVLINERDILKMNRLEIAQNTAYVAQKSEGSRITVYDTVLLGRKPHIKMAPKKEDYDLVEEIIETMGLQDFSLRYIDELSGGEMQKVMIARALAQEPKVLLLDEPTSCLDLKNQLEVLKLISNITREKNIAVVIVIHDLNLALRYCDRFLFLKDSEVFCYGGLDVMTPETINAVYQVPVAVESYQDKKVVIPLT; encoded by the coding sequence ATGTTAAAAATTGATAACCTGGAATTTGGCTATCGCTCAAACCGAAGAATTCTGAATCAGGTTGAGTTTGATGTGTCAAATGGTGAATTTGTAGCGATACTAGGCAATAATGGTGCTGGTAAAAGCACCATGCTTAAATGCATCAATAAAATTATTGCCCCGCAAAATGGAAGTGTTTTGATCAATGAAAGAGATATATTAAAAATGAACAGGCTTGAAATTGCTCAAAATACTGCTTATGTTGCACAGAAAAGTGAAGGCAGTAGAATAACCGTTTATGATACAGTACTTTTAGGAAGAAAACCACATATCAAAATGGCACCAAAAAAGGAAGATTATGATTTGGTTGAAGAAATTATTGAAACGATGGGACTCCAGGATTTTTCCTTGCGTTATATAGACGAGCTAAGTGGTGGTGAAATGCAGAAAGTTATGATCGCCCGGGCATTAGCCCAGGAGCCAAAAGTTTTACTTTTGGATGAGCCGACTTCGTGTCTGGATCTTAAAAATCAGCTTGAAGTGCTAAAGCTGATTTCCAATATAACTCGAGAAAAAAATATTGCGGTGGTGATTGTCATCCATGATCTCAATTTAGCATTGCGTTATTGTGACAGGTTTTTATTTTTAAAAGACAGTGAGGTTTTCTGTTACGGGGGATTAGACGTTATGACACCGGAAACAATTAATGCTGTGTATCAGGTGCCGGTAGCCGTGGAATCCTATCAGGACAAGAAAGTGGTGATTCCGTTAACGTGA
- a CDS encoding iron ABC transporter permease, with the protein MEMIKKTACGTDYDKYVHKKIITLIVLTLLTLATALFAITAGSADIPVTDVLKALVGIGVEKSVLVTVNIRLPRILMALVSGIGLASAGCVMQSILKNPLASASTLGISQGASFGAAIAITFLGGGTVMGNTADAVTVSNPYLTSICAFITSMLVTLVILGLSKMRNASPETMILAGVALSSLFAGGTALIQYFSSDVQMAAIVFWTFGDLGRASMDNIQAAAIVSFAALIYFMFNRWNYNALECGEHTAIGLGVNVSRVRLLGMTISSLTAATIVSFVGIINFIGLIAPHIMRRFVGNDYRYLLPASALMGALMLLISDTFARLIISPVILPIGAITSFLGAPLFLYLIFKGVNHVKN; encoded by the coding sequence ATGGAAATGATAAAAAAGACCGCCTGTGGGACGGACTATGATAAATATGTTCATAAAAAGATTATTACATTAATAGTTCTGACACTATTAACTCTGGCAACGGCATTATTTGCAATTACAGCTGGTTCAGCAGATATTCCTGTGACCGATGTATTGAAAGCGTTAGTTGGGATTGGCGTTGAAAAAAGTGTTCTGGTAACTGTCAACATCAGGCTTCCCCGAATTTTGATGGCGCTGGTATCTGGAATTGGCCTGGCCTCAGCTGGTTGCGTGATGCAGAGTATTCTGAAAAACCCCCTGGCTTCGGCATCGACTTTAGGGATATCACAGGGCGCATCATTTGGAGCGGCTATTGCCATCACGTTTTTAGGGGGGGGTACCGTGATGGGCAACACTGCTGATGCTGTTACGGTCTCGAATCCGTATTTAACCAGCATTTGCGCCTTTATAACATCGATGTTAGTAACACTGGTGATTCTGGGTTTGTCTAAAATGCGTAATGCTTCGCCAGAAACAATGATTTTGGCTGGAGTGGCATTAAGTTCTTTGTTTGCTGGGGGAACAGCCCTGATCCAGTATTTTTCCTCTGATGTTCAGATGGCGGCTATCGTATTCTGGACTTTCGGAGATCTGGGTAGAGCAAGCATGGATAATATTCAGGCAGCGGCGATTGTCTCATTTGCAGCATTGATCTACTTCATGTTCAATCGTTGGAACTATAATGCCCTTGAGTGTGGTGAGCATACAGCCATCGGTCTGGGTGTTAATGTCTCACGGGTTCGCCTGCTTGGAATGACGATTTCATCTCTGACAGCAGCTACTATTGTTTCATTTGTTGGAATAATCAATTTTATTGGCCTGATTGCACCTCATATTATGCGGAGATTTGTGGGAAATGACTATCGTTATCTGCTTCCCGCATCTGCTTTAATGGGGGCACTCATGCTATTAATCAGCGATACATTTGCCAGACTTATAATTTCGCCGGTTATTCTGCCTATTGGAGCCATTACTTCGTTTTTAGGTGCCCCACTATTTTTATATCTTATTTTTAAAGGAGTCAATCATGTTAAAAATTGA
- a CDS encoding FtsX-like permease family protein produces the protein MKINRKIFRTIFKHKSQYFGASLLVALSCMIFTMFGIFGVNILDNLEQFKEEYHQQDAFFIPLGKLSEPTKFEDEYHVKLEERYYQDLEYSDTAKIRLLSAAEEIDQYYVMEGKKLSADDEILIDPGFAAAHDIQVDDHVTFADIDYHVVGFFTEPDYIYALKNEGEMIKNANTFGVGLVNKHVLSDTTDSTLFYSVEYSDQTDATDLKKSISSEMVVLKWVDRDDNLRITFPENDLKAVEPIGRVIPLAIMIVSGVMIAVILGRLLKQEYVQIGALFALGYKKSEIIFHYLRYALLIGLFGSIIGTIAGIFMVNPFLNLTASMYNIPVITIRYYPFYLILSLIMPFFFLIPATLLVTLKALSLSPLELLKNGNKKVRVNWVEKRIKLKHFKFKTVFKIREILKNYSRILFLMLGVIVAASLVLMGFMMKSSMDYLVVNGIENGFSYEYMYTFKDFQTESIEGTESFTLGSFTAKKSNGDEMSILAYGITPDSTMVHLSDKSGNILDFNQVIVSSVLANRTGLAVGDDLVIKNSATEKETNLTIDEIADYSLGTYVFLPLEKLNEICDYESGSYLGLYSDRVLDIDENKLLSQSSRAEMLEGYQLMMAPLQTISLSIGALSFMVGLVVLYVVISMIIMENAESISLLKILGYRKKEIYKITLSGLTFFVVISYLIAVPIIFAALDQLFMTMTADMTMDIPVIIDWAYVVYGFVLVMVIYAVARFLNRRKIEHASMADSLKSKSE, from the coding sequence ATGAAGATCAATCGAAAAATATTTAGAACGATCTTTAAACACAAATCCCAATATTTTGGTGCATCGTTGTTAGTGGCTCTCAGTTGTATGATTTTCACGATGTTTGGCATCTTTGGGGTAAATATTCTGGATAATCTGGAACAATTTAAAGAAGAATATCATCAACAAGATGCCTTTTTTATTCCTTTAGGAAAATTATCCGAACCTACGAAATTTGAAGATGAATACCATGTTAAACTGGAAGAGCGCTACTATCAGGATTTGGAGTATAGCGATACGGCCAAGATCCGTCTTTTATCTGCGGCGGAAGAAATTGACCAATACTATGTAATGGAAGGAAAAAAACTGTCAGCAGATGATGAAATCCTGATCGACCCAGGCTTTGCCGCTGCCCACGATATTCAGGTTGATGATCATGTTACTTTTGCTGACATAGATTATCATGTGGTCGGCTTTTTTACAGAACCAGATTATATTTATGCCCTTAAAAATGAAGGCGAAATGATTAAGAATGCCAATACTTTTGGGGTTGGCCTTGTTAACAAGCATGTCCTTAGTGATACAACAGATTCAACTTTGTTTTACAGCGTGGAATACTCAGACCAAACTGACGCTACAGACCTTAAAAAAAGCATTAGTAGTGAAATGGTTGTTTTGAAGTGGGTGGATCGTGATGATAATCTGCGAATAACTTTTCCGGAAAATGATCTTAAAGCAGTTGAGCCGATCGGGCGAGTCATTCCGCTGGCAATTATGATTGTTTCCGGAGTAATGATAGCTGTGATTCTGGGTCGGCTTTTAAAACAGGAATATGTCCAGATTGGGGCTTTATTCGCCCTGGGCTACAAGAAAAGTGAAATCATTTTTCATTATTTGCGGTATGCCCTGCTGATTGGACTATTCGGCAGTATTATTGGAACCATCGCTGGTATATTCATGGTTAACCCATTTCTAAATCTGACCGCCAGTATGTATAATATTCCGGTTATTACGATAAGGTATTATCCGTTTTATCTAATTTTAAGTCTGATCATGCCCTTTTTCTTTCTGATCCCGGCAACACTTTTAGTAACCTTGAAAGCGCTGAGTTTATCACCACTTGAGCTGCTGAAAAACGGCAATAAAAAAGTGCGGGTTAACTGGGTCGAAAAAAGAATCAAGTTGAAGCACTTCAAGTTTAAAACAGTTTTTAAAATTCGGGAAATACTCAAAAATTACAGTCGTATTCTGTTTTTGATGCTTGGTGTTATTGTAGCAGCTTCTCTGGTTCTGATGGGTTTTATGATGAAAAGCTCGATGGATTATTTGGTCGTCAATGGTATCGAAAATGGCTTTTCCTATGAGTATATGTATACCTTCAAGGATTTTCAGACCGAATCTATTGAGGGGACTGAAAGCTTTACGTTAGGCTCATTTACTGCAAAAAAATCGAACGGAGATGAAATGAGCATACTTGCTTACGGGATCACTCCGGATTCTACTATGGTTCATCTGAGTGATAAGTCAGGAAATATACTTGATTTCAATCAAGTTATTGTTTCTTCTGTGCTGGCTAATCGAACTGGTCTGGCAGTGGGAGATGACCTGGTGATAAAAAACTCTGCCACTGAAAAGGAAACTAACCTTACTATTGATGAAATCGCTGATTACAGCCTGGGTACTTATGTCTTTTTGCCTCTTGAAAAGTTAAATGAGATTTGTGATTATGAATCAGGTAGCTATTTGGGCCTATACTCGGACAGAGTACTTGATATTGATGAAAACAAACTACTTTCCCAATCATCACGGGCAGAGATGCTGGAAGGCTATCAGCTGATGATGGCACCCTTACAGACTATTTCATTATCGATTGGCGCCTTGTCTTTCATGGTTGGTCTGGTCGTATTATATGTTGTTATTTCTATGATTATTATGGAAAATGCCGAGAGTATTTCTCTTCTTAAAATCTTAGGATATCGCAAAAAAGAAATTTATAAAATAACCTTAAGCGGATTGACATTTTTTGTTGTGATTAGCTATCTGATAGCTGTGCCGATAATATTTGCTGCTTTAGATCAGCTATTTATGACTATGACAGCCGATATGACCATGGATATCCCC
- a CDS encoding DUF5131 family protein, translated as MAMWNPWRGCHKYSEGCQFCYIHKGDQRRGIDTNKILKTDKFMTPIEKNKKGEYKLKSGQVVYLCFSSDFLLADADMWRNECWQMIKERSDLQFIFLTKRIERFEACIPDDWGSGYENVTVGCTIENQSRADERLSIFKHLPIIHKNVICQPLIEEIDIAKYLDDVELVVVGGESDFNARPLNFNWVLSLRQQCIQTNTNFEFRQCGTHFIKDGKQFKLNVRQLCAQARKAGIDYQVEKNGD; from the coding sequence ATGGCAATGTGGAATCCCTGGCGGGGGTGTCATAAGTATAGTGAAGGCTGTCAATTTTGTTATATTCATAAAGGCGATCAAAGACGGGGAATTGATACTAATAAAATTCTTAAAACTGATAAATTTATGACTCCGATTGAAAAGAATAAAAAAGGGGAATATAAATTAAAATCAGGTCAAGTGGTCTATCTGTGTTTTTCTTCGGATTTTCTTTTGGCGGATGCAGATATGTGGCGAAACGAATGCTGGCAGATGATTAAAGAAAGATCAGATCTGCAGTTTATTTTTCTGACCAAGCGGATTGAGCGGTTTGAAGCGTGCATACCTGATGACTGGGGCAGTGGATATGAAAATGTGACAGTTGGATGCACAATCGAAAACCAGAGTCGAGCTGATGAACGTTTATCCATTTTTAAACATTTGCCAATTATTCATAAAAACGTAATCTGTCAACCCTTAATCGAAGAAATTGATATTGCAAAATATTTGGATGATGTGGAATTAGTTGTGGTCGGCGGTGAATCGGATTTCAACGCCCGACCACTCAATTTCAATTGGGTTTTGTCGCTCAGGCAACAATGTATTCAAACTAATACAAATTTTGAATTCCGTCAATGCGGGACACATTTTATTAAAGATGGTAAACAGTTTAAACTAAATGTGAGGCAGCTTTGTGCCCAAGCGAGAAAAGCAGGGATTGATTATCAAGTAGAAAAGAATGGAGATTAA
- a CDS encoding flavodoxin family protein: protein MIRTLSEKGCTFTALSEVATVLKKYEIDVEILYLGKTPLNDCIACGKCHETGSCVFDDLVNEMAQRLSEIDGIIVGSPVYYAGPTGRVTSFLDRLFYSSTKKLAGKPGACVVSCRRGGASATFDRLNKYFTIAKMPVVSSQYWNQVHGNSPEEVLKDAEGLQIMRTLGENMSWLLKSIEAGKKAGISLPEYEKPTMTNFIR from the coding sequence ATTATACGGACTTTATCCGAAAAAGGCTGTACCTTTACAGCCCTTAGTGAAGTGGCAACAGTACTAAAGAAATATGAAATTGACGTAGAGATTCTTTATTTGGGTAAAACACCACTTAACGATTGCATTGCCTGCGGGAAATGCCATGAAACCGGTAGCTGTGTTTTCGATGATTTGGTCAATGAAATGGCTCAAAGGCTTTCAGAAATTGACGGCATTATCGTCGGTTCACCCGTTTATTATGCTGGCCCGACTGGTCGGGTAACTTCTTTTCTCGATCGCCTGTTTTATTCGTCTACTAAAAAACTTGCAGGAAAACCTGGAGCTTGTGTAGTTTCTTGTCGCAGAGGGGGAGCAAGCGCAACATTTGATCGGCTTAATAAATATTTTACGATTGCTAAAATGCCAGTCGTTTCCTCTCAATACTGGAATCAGGTACATGGAAATTCGCCGGAAGAGGTTTTAAAAGATGCAGAAGGCTTGCAGATTATGAGAACTCTTGGAGAAAATATGTCCTGGCTTTTAAAGTCCATAGAAGCTGGTAAAAAAGCGGGAATAAGCTTGCCGGAATATGAAAAACCTACAATGACCAACTTTATCAGGTAA
- a CDS encoding FmdE family protein: MNKELWEKSVAFHGHHCPGLAIGVRASEEAIKALNIQFSEDEEVVCITENDACGVDGVQVIMGCSAGKGNLIFRNRGKQAFTFFNRKTGEKIRLVLKDLPDMERDEMENYILSEPDATKVFDFKEPSYDLPEPARIFNSIICEECGEKTAEHMIRLENGRKVCVDCSNPYSRGI; the protein is encoded by the coding sequence ATGAACAAAGAATTATGGGAGAAATCGGTAGCATTTCATGGACATCATTGCCCAGGACTGGCAATTGGGGTTAGAGCCTCGGAAGAAGCCATTAAGGCGCTAAACATTCAGTTTTCTGAGGATGAAGAAGTAGTTTGTATAACTGAAAACGATGCTTGCGGTGTTGACGGAGTTCAGGTGATTATGGGCTGTAGTGCAGGCAAAGGTAATTTGATTTTTAGAAATCGCGGTAAGCAGGCTTTTACCTTTTTTAACCGCAAAACGGGTGAGAAGATCCGGCTAGTTTTAAAAGACCTGCCTGATATGGAACGCGATGAAATGGAAAACTATATTTTAAGCGAACCGGATGCCACAAAAGTTTTCGATTTTAAAGAACCATCTTATGATTTACCGGAACCGGCTCGAATTTTTAACAGTATTATCTGTGAAGAGTGTGGTGAAAAAACAGCAGAGCATATGATTCGCCTGGAAAATGGCAGAAAAGTCTGTGTTGATTGTTCAAACCCTTATAGTCGCGGAATTTAA
- a CDS encoding iron ABC transporter substrate-binding protein → MKKVSVFFLCLVIMISMAACTSSQVTDSEGDQAASTQVITDSLGRQVEVPTEINSIGSLGVMRLLTYMGAADLVTGVTDMDNVQVLTRPYTLVNPNYESLAQIGQGGAGGIVPFDEEIINLMPDVIFVVSDYNQADELQEKTGIPVVAVANPGLFDGIMNDSINLIGQVLGEEERAQEINDYMDAAQEDLNERTQDIPDESKPSVYNGGLNFKGKHGFDGTSANYGPFVAINANNVTDVTGQSGAFTVDLEQVLVWNPDIIFLNPENMDLVNMQYAENPDFFNSLQAVQNNQVYSQLAYNNNYTNIEIALADAYYAGTVIYPEAFSDITIDEKADEIFEFLLGEKIYSQYVEANQGFGPLTIGE, encoded by the coding sequence ATGAAAAAGGTTAGTGTTTTTTTTCTTTGTTTAGTAATAATGATTTCAATGGCAGCCTGTACAAGCTCACAGGTTACAGATTCTGAGGGGGATCAAGCAGCATCAACCCAAGTTATAACTGACAGCCTGGGCCGTCAGGTGGAAGTACCGACAGAAATCAACAGCATTGGGTCTTTAGGGGTTATGCGTTTACTTACTTATATGGGTGCTGCAGATCTGGTTACAGGTGTAACTGATATGGATAACGTTCAGGTCTTGACCAGACCTTATACCCTGGTAAATCCAAACTATGAATCGCTGGCACAAATTGGTCAGGGTGGAGCTGGTGGAATTGTTCCCTTTGATGAAGAAATTATTAATCTAATGCCGGATGTGATTTTTGTGGTCTCTGATTATAATCAGGCCGATGAACTGCAGGAAAAAACTGGTATTCCAGTAGTTGCAGTGGCCAACCCAGGTCTTTTTGACGGGATTATGAATGATTCGATCAATTTGATTGGTCAAGTTTTAGGCGAAGAAGAGCGAGCTCAAGAAATTAATGACTACATGGATGCAGCACAGGAAGATTTGAACGAACGGACACAGGATATTCCCGATGAAAGCAAACCGTCGGTTTATAATGGTGGATTAAACTTTAAAGGTAAACATGGTTTTGATGGAACCAGTGCTAATTATGGTCCATTTGTTGCCATTAACGCAAATAATGTTACGGATGTAACGGGTCAAAGTGGTGCATTTACAGTAGATCTTGAACAGGTGCTGGTATGGAATCCGGATATCATCTTTTTAAATCCAGAAAATATGGATCTTGTAAATATGCAGTATGCAGAAAATCCAGACTTCTTTAATTCTTTGCAGGCGGTTCAGAATAATCAGGTTTATTCTCAGCTGGCATATAACAATAATTATACCAATATTGAGATTGCTTTAGCTGATGCTTATTATGCAGGGACGGTTATCTATCCAGAAGCTTTCTCTGATATTACTATTGATGAAAAGGCTGATGAAATATTTGAATTTCTGCTGGGTGAAAAAATCTATTCCCAATATGTTGAAGCTAATCAGGGTTTTGGACCGTTGACCATTGGTGAATAA
- a CDS encoding IS256 family transposase, with amino-acid sequence MAQLNITLDTELLHGLFTKDSRDEAFSKLLETILNQVLVAQSAEQLGAERYERCEDRTAYRNGFRDRELTTRIGGITLRIPRHRNGEFSTTMFQRYQRSEQALMLAMIEMVINGVSTRKIENITEELCGQSFSKSTVSKLCENLDPVVNGFRNRTLEKHYPFIIVDALYLKVREDSRVRSKGLLVATAVNENGNREVIGFQLNDTETESSWGDFFQNLKERGLTAVDLIVSDNHKGLVNAIKKHFQGSTWQRCQTHFSRNVLDKTPKNQQSELKSYLKRIYNAVNIEDARNLLKDTLRHFESKAPKAIEILEEGFDDVMAVMSLPEKYRKRLRTTNSIERLNEEIRRRDRVIRIYPNEKSVIRLLGALLMEQDEKWSSGRKYLDMQDYYEFLKEQTAAVSSAA; translated from the coding sequence ATGGCTCAATTAAATATTACACTGGACACAGAACTTTTGCACGGACTTTTTACAAAAGATTCCCGGGATGAGGCTTTTTCAAAGCTTCTGGAAACAATTCTTAACCAGGTGCTTGTAGCGCAATCGGCTGAGCAACTTGGTGCTGAACGCTATGAGCGATGCGAGGATCGGACAGCTTACCGTAACGGTTTTAGGGATCGTGAATTAACAACGCGAATCGGTGGTATCACCCTGCGGATCCCTCGTCATCGTAACGGCGAATTCAGCACGACGATGTTTCAGCGCTACCAGCGGAGCGAGCAGGCTCTGATGCTGGCAATGATCGAAATGGTCATTAATGGGGTTTCAACCCGCAAAATCGAAAACATTACAGAAGAACTTTGTGGCCAGAGCTTTTCAAAATCAACAGTTTCAAAGCTGTGTGAAAATCTGGATCCGGTAGTAAACGGTTTTCGTAACCGAACGCTTGAAAAGCATTATCCATTTATAATTGTGGATGCTTTATATCTCAAAGTTCGCGAAGACAGCAGAGTCCGGTCAAAAGGTCTATTGGTAGCAACCGCAGTCAACGAAAATGGCAATCGTGAAGTAATTGGTTTTCAGCTGAATGATACCGAAACAGAATCAAGCTGGGGAGATTTTTTTCAAAATCTCAAAGAGCGTGGTCTGACAGCCGTTGATCTGATAGTATCCGATAATCACAAAGGACTTGTAAATGCGATTAAAAAACATTTTCAGGGATCCACCTGGCAGAGATGCCAGACACATTTCTCAAGAAATGTACTGGATAAAACGCCCAAAAATCAGCAGTCCGAATTGAAATCCTATCTGAAACGCATCTACAATGCAGTAAATATTGAAGATGCCCGCAACCTGCTGAAAGACACACTGAGACATTTTGAATCCAAAGCACCAAAAGCGATTGAAATACTCGAAGAAGGTTTTGATGATGTGATGGCTGTAATGAGTCTTCCTGAGAAATACCGGAAAAGACTGCGCACAACCAACAGTATCGAACGACTCAACGAGGAAATCAGGCGTCGTGATCGCGTGATCCGCATTTATCCCAACGAAAAATCGGTTATCCGTTTACTGGGTGCGCTGCTTATGGAACAGGATGAAAAATGGTCTTCCGGCAGAAAATATCTGGATATGCAGGATTACTATGAATTTTTAAAAGAACAGACGGCTGCTGTTTCATCAGCAGCCTAG
- a CDS encoding DUF4256 domain-containing protein, giving the protein MVKINKLTMDQQNELLEVLEKRFNNNMNRHPKAKWSEILAIISMDAAKLQILFKMEESGGEPDLVKFTEVEEQYYFVDCCTQSPEGRRNLCYDREALDKRKKNKPLSSVLDVAEEIGIELLTEAQYRDLQKFGEFDTKTSSWVKTPDKIRKLDGAIFCDRRYDTVFMYHNGADSYYSARGFRGCLKIELN; this is encoded by the coding sequence ATGGTAAAAATCAATAAGCTGACAATGGATCAACAAAATGAATTGTTGGAAGTTTTAGAAAAGCGTTTTAACAATAACATGAACCGCCATCCTAAAGCTAAATGGTCAGAGATTTTAGCAATAATTAGCATGGATGCGGCAAAACTGCAGATTCTTTTTAAAATGGAAGAAAGCGGAGGAGAACCTGATCTGGTAAAATTTACAGAAGTTGAAGAGCAATATTACTTTGTTGATTGTTGTACTCAAAGTCCGGAAGGACGCAGAAACCTCTGTTACGATCGGGAAGCTCTCGACAAACGGAAGAAAAATAAACCTTTAAGCAGCGTTCTGGATGTGGCAGAAGAAATTGGCATTGAGCTGCTGACTGAAGCTCAGTATCGAGACCTTCAAAAATTTGGTGAGTTTGATACTAAAACATCTTCCTGGGTTAAAACACCAGATAAAATCCGAAAACTTGACGGCGCGATCTTTTGTGATCGTCGTTATGATACGGTATTTATGTATCATAATGGGGCTGATTCTTATTATTCGGCAAGAGGATTTCGCGGTTGTCTGAAAATAGAATTAAATTAA
- a CDS encoding ABC transporter ATP-binding protein, translating to MLIEVKNLNKIYKSAALEFHALKDVTFSMEKGQIAVILGPSGSGKSTLLNILGGIDFANSGTADIDGQKITEFNSKKLQEYRREKIGFVFQFYNLIPNLTVYENICVAEDISQNPLDIDALIKDIGLFELRDRYPQELSGGQQQRVSVARALVKNPKLLFCDEPTGALDYESSKEILDLIEKITRKYQMTTLIITHNAAIAGMADKVIKLRSGEIVEDIIQKNPIHANEVEW from the coding sequence ATGCTAATTGAAGTAAAGAACCTAAATAAAATATACAAAAGTGCTGCATTGGAATTCCATGCTTTAAAAGACGTGACTTTTTCGATGGAAAAAGGCCAGATTGCAGTCATTCTTGGGCCATCCGGGTCGGGCAAGTCGACGCTTTTAAATATTTTGGGTGGTATTGATTTTGCAAACAGCGGAACGGCAGATATTGATGGACAAAAGATTACTGAATTTAATAGTAAAAAGCTGCAGGAATACCGTCGGGAAAAGATCGGTTTTGTCTTTCAATTTTACAATCTGATTCCTAATCTGACAGTTTATGAAAATATTTGTGTGGCAGAAGATATCAGTCAGAATCCACTTGATATTGACGCGTTGATTAAGGATATCGGCCTGTTTGAATTAAGGGACCGTTATCCCCAGGAGTTAAGCGGAGGCCAGCAGCAACGGGTTTCTGTAGCCAGAGCACTGGTGAAAAATCCTAAGCTTTTGTTTTGTGATGAACCTACTGGAGCGCTGGATTATGAATCGTCAAAAGAGATACTTGATTTAATTGAAAAAATTACCAGAAAATATCAGATGACAACATTGATTATTACCCATAACGCAGCGATTGCAGGGATGGCGGATAAGGTTATTAAACTTAGAAGCGGTGAAATTGTTGAAGATATTATTCAGAAGAATCCGATCCATGCTAATGAGGTGGAGTGGTAA